catgcgattcaagtaagaggtttacgtctgggcagaaatagaatattatagtgtgttattcttgtgtatcaaggttattgcttgtacagtatacggaccgccgagtccactcattgctgctaataatactcaaggtattactgtaatgtactgttatcacgaatgagatctgctgtgttgtagtccaaccacattggacttttgtgtatttccgccatcgcgggtgagaccggcacactgagtttatccattaaagaaccaaagaccacgggacggtttacgagccgtccaccacgtctctgagtgataaactaacagttgctttcttTCCCACggtcgcgaaaccggctttggtgccccCACTTTATTCTCTTACTCTCTCTTgtacaaaccacacacacacattctcgcacacacttttggctagtagataacttcgtgataaagctcagctttgtccccaagttatcgtacaagcggagacacgtggtaaacgggcagacgccactgaccggcttctctccgcccacattcgcggccatattctctggccggaaatctcgcgtgacgtactctccacgagagtcatgtccgccattttgtgcgcgtccctccttacacacacacacacacacacacatacacccattctctctcaaacacacacacacacacaccttcctttcatgtgttataggattattttggttaccatatctaatcataaaTGTAGtacgctcctgaacgtagcgtactacatttactggtgccccgtattaagttttaatgagttagattctattatttaatttaaatattaattaataactaaagaaataattattaattatttctgacagtaacactgatctaaacaaccagtagaacctacatatgtatatgttgtatatgtacattttttgtattctctttgcactggaagcttctgtcaccatgacaaactccttgtgtgtgtaagcatacttggctcattctgattctggttctgataacagggttaaaatgaataaataggaACCAAAACAACCAAtacttgtatattatttaatatgaacacCTATGGTAGAAGAACACAAGTTTCACTAGTTTTACACCCAGGAATTGGAACGTCAAAAGacaagtaataataaaataataaaacattaatcttatatatatatatatatgtttttttttttttctttttttacaaattgCCAGTGTTGGGCACATTTATCAAGATCAACCTTTTTACCAACATTATTGTAAGAATACATTCTCAAATAGCTAATTGTATATATATGAGAAATACACATTTCCCAAATCAAAACTGTTCCCAATTAGCTCGCCCTAAAAATATGCTCATGTGATATTTGCCAAAAGATGCTGTAGGTGTGTTTACCTGGCCTCTGATCTCGTTACTGTGTATTCAAACCACAGAATGTTTGGAATGAGACTTGTATCTCTCACCAGGAAAAACTCTGAGATATGCCTGAGACAAAAGAGAGAAACAGGTTATGAAATACATCTACATATATATTAGTGGGTTTAATATATTTAGGACTGTGTATATGAACATCTGTGTGTGCTTGCATCATTACCAGGCTGCTATCTTGGGAAAGAGTGGCGTAAGCACTTCCTGGGTGATTAAAAACCACACCACGCCCATCACCATACCGGCAACACCCCCATAAATCAcctgactccaggtgtggtacaGGAGGTAGACTCTATAAATGCACAGAACAATATGTGAAAAGCAACGTCAAACAAACGCCAAAGTTTACACACAAATAACAAAACTCACATTACCTGCTGTATGAAACGGAGAGAGCTGCACCCAGTAGAATGATGGACAGTATATGCCGCCATAACAATTCAACACACCTGGCATTGTTGGTCTGATGcattctatgaaaaaaaaaaaaaaaaagtgggtacACTGTTGCcgcacagcaagaaggtccccggTTTGAGTCCCAgctcacccagggcctttctgagtggagtttgcatgttctcccagtGTTCGTGTGGGTTTACTcagggtgctccggtttccctcatggtccaaaaacatgcaggttaactGGAAACTCTAAACTGCCCGTAGGTGAGAGTGTGAAAGTGTATATCTAAGTGTTAGCTCTGTGATGGCCACCTGtacagggtgtttccctgccttcggcctggGACAGcggggataggctccagcactacctgcgaCCCTACACAGGACAAGCGGCAATAGAGGATGGATGCATCGGCGTCACCAGGCCATTTTTCCAGGGCttcagccccgaatgttttgactgtagccccgaatgtaattttaaatgtaggctacgcAACAGTATTGCTACCCCCCGCTCCTGCTAAGCCCTGAACCTCCTCAAGTCCTAAAAACGCCCCTGGATGGATGTACaaagtttataatatttttttctatgtataataaaaagaaacacctatcaaaataaatgtaatccgAAAAAATAAAGCACGTcaaatatgcataatatgaatgtgtaatacagtatataaaatgtgagttctattgtttagaaaaacatttgacgtgcaaacatttttaaaagtgcaaaataaCCCTTTTCCCGACATCAATCGTCACGTTATAATTTTTTAGTATTCATCTAccattgtggctctcttaaaatgttggcctgtcatgtgttcaacatcCATACTCAAATGGAAATTATTAATTGTAAGAACAATACAATAGCTTTTGTGCctctttgttcatttttaattacatCATTCCTAAACAAAACAgcgatctgatgacaaaataaggtaagtggcataATATCAGTATTGgcctttattttttttgttaaaacctGTATCGAATCGGCCAAAAATGTTTATATCGGTGCATCCTTACAAAGtgccaaaatatataaaaaaattaaaatactgttctggaagagagagagctTCATCCAAATGACAGtgtaaaaagtaatgcaaaagaaACTTATTTTACAATGTAACGTAAGTGACAACGTAATTTAATAGCTTTAAAACAATAATAGATTTTATTTAATAGAGTCTACCAAATgccaaataagaaatattaagacttaccttaaataaagaaaaagaaaaaagtatacaaCAAAAAACCAGATGAACTGAGAGTGACTGGAGGGCATCCCGTACTCTGTCGTGAGTGAACTGCGACTTCCTGTTAATGACACATAACAATGACATTTCAGTACTCATTCCTCAAACGGAAATTGTGTTTACACTAACAAgtgtacaatggaagtctatggggaaaCGCATTCTGGagagtttaaacacagaaatttgTAGCTCGTACTTTAGTTAAATTTAAGCCCATACAAATATGTTAATTAAGGTTTAACGTTGTTTTAATCGCTACTAATGTTCAAGGAAGATAAACTTTTATTTATGCATTACCAACATAATTCCTAAAAGAGTGGACCAAGTAAACAGTCCTTTCTGGTATCCTTAGTTACCAGGTTTATTGACTTTACATGATCAGGAGAGGAGAATAAAGATTATGTAACTTTTGCATAGGgaagtttagtaagcgattttatgtggctatactttccaaacagtgtgtattttagggtgactttcacgaaacctgtcaaaaaTATGTCCTGGTCATATGAAATCcttcaatcaataaaaaatgaatttttttgtgcataaagaaaattaagccaccATTTGGAAGCATTCatagtttttgcattgtgacattttgttcaggacacaaagacattttacggagctgtgtgtgtgtgtgtgtgtgtgtgtgtgtgtgtcgtcatgttgttatgttccagttcagtgttttaaattgtaattaaagtcttgttgattgtcaatccggttcctgcttcctcctttaccaacgaacgagaggcttgtctgccacaattaCCCTTCAACATCTGGTGCaatgtcttgccccatagacttccattgtatgtcCATTATTGTAACCAAGCTGTCGGTAAAGCTTGACTGAGCCGAAAGGAAGAGAAGTGTTATCGTCCCATGTCCATGTTTCCTGTGAGCTGAAAAAGCATGTATTAAGTGTATTATCTGCTAGTCTGAGAGAGTACCTCCGGTTAGCAAGGCCAAGTTGTTTAGCAGGTGTTTTGTTATTAGACTTACAAATTACAACCTATACACAACTGATAGTATTCAAGGCTGACTGCATAAAGCTGATAACATGCAGCAATAGCAATCTTGCTATTGCAAGGTGGTGGCTTGTTTTATACTGGAGGGACTGTAGTCAATAATGGAAAGATGGCATTCCAGGGGTCTCAGTTTATTGCAGGGCCATGGAGAAAAAAAGTTGCCCAATTCTGACTGGATCATggtggaccaacacaaacaattGCCAAGCGGCCATCAGATCAAGATGCTCAAACAACTGCCAAACACCTCTTACGGGGCAGGAAGGAAGGCCCCAGATCCACCTCCACATTGGATGggacttctcattggtccacTGATTGTTTCTTATCACCAAAATCTTTTTGCACATCTTGACTCCCATCCTAAAGGTTTAAGCTAAGGTGGCCATACAAAATCCTCAGGACCTCCAGATGCAGGATGTTAATGAACTGCCCACTTGGCAGCAGTGGCTGAAACAAAGAGAGGCCACGAAGAAAGATAAATTAATCCATACATGTGCTTGGACTACTTAAATGGACATCAACCACTAGAGTAGGCAGAAACCTTTGGGTGGGTGGGCCAAGAGAATTTATTGATTGCatgaaaaatgtaaactttaGTTAGTTGCTTCCAGCCAGGGGCATACATAGGACATTTAGCTACTAAAGGCCGtctattttaagaatatttaaagATCAACAATATTCGGGAGTGGGTACATTCAGAAATGTCTTTATTTTATATGCAACGTTAGGAGGCCTTGTGGCTGAGAACAGATATTTAATATTATACGGGGATTCGGGGGATTTACCCTAGATATTttagaaaattaaaaaacaaaatagacaTTTTAACCATAGAATGGAccgtttttggtcatttttttccTAGCTCAATTTGCTGCCATGTCATTGTACAGATgaaaatgatggagaaaaacgTTCGTTTACTGTcaataaaatggctttttttttctctgactgTGTCACTGCGTTGCAGCTCTACTCTCGTTAAAACGGGGAAGAGATGACGCTGCTGGGATAGTGTAAATGTtagtaaagctgttttgaaacgatgtctgttgtgaaaagcgcaaaacaaattaaatgactTGCCTTGACTAGTGCGGTAAAAGAGAAGAAACACCCGTAACTGTTTCAAAAATCCATAGCAATAAATGCACGCATATGATAtctgaaaataacattttatttcagtCATACCGGGGGGAAAAGAGGGTGGAGTTTAGAAGTCTTAGGAGTTTTGAGAGCATATTTTATCATACAGAGGAGCTTATTTATGCCGTCACGAGCGGCTTTTGATGCAATGAATTGTAGTTATAAAACATTAaattcataataaattaatacataagatatttgtaattaacattattttatttcaaaaaataaattgGATGGGGGccgggtagctcaacgagtattggcgtgctgggtgactccagccaggtctcctaagcaaccaaactggcccggttgctagggagggtagagtcacatggggtaacctcctcgtggtcacgattagtggttctcgctctcaatggggcgcgtggtaatttgtgtgtggatcgcggagagtagcatgagcctccacggtgtcatgcacaacgagtaacgttataagatgcgcggattgatggtctcagaagcacaggcaactgagacttgtcctccgccacccagattgaggtaaccgcaccaccacgaggacctagtaagtagtgggaattgggtattccaaattgggagaaaaggggataaataaatacaaaagttTTAGAAGTTTTGAGAGcgttttaacatttaaagttaTTTAATTCAGCATCTTATGTCAACGATCTGGTTTTAATGAACAAGTTAGAAGTTATTTAATACCTATAGTCTAATTAAAACAATTCCAAGCAATCACTTCACATTTATGACAGTtgtaacaaatattttattagacGGGGAAAATAAAGTGGTTGGAACCACTGAAGAATAGGGGATGCCCTTAACTGAATGTGCGTTTGATCGCCATCAGGTGTGTAAATAGCTTTGTCAATGACAGCAATCTAGTTTCGTTTTTTGAGCTGCTATTGTTTTGAAAGCTTTGACGCTGACATTATCCAGCCCAACAGCCTCTGACGTTAGCAGTTCATGGTTCATGGCCAGCAAGCTTTTGGCTGTTTGTAGACAAGGGGCATAAGACAATGAATGGGTGGCACCGTGCCAGTGACatcaactgcaacacatccactcctgTTTATGTTAATTGCAGTTGAGTAACACGATAGTTCACAAAAATGTTACTCTTAAGGCAGAAATGAATGCATGGGTGATATTTCATCTTTCAGTATCATATTTGGAGTCACTGCATTCAGCACAGTGCCAAGAGTATTTTGGAAATGGTTTGGAAAAGTAAGCAATGCATAGTTAAATCCTTAAAGACACTGTTCTGTGAACTTTGAAATCACAAACTTTCCTACCATGATGAATACCATGAGTAAcgaaagttttaaaacacttaatcGAAGTAGTAATTTTGCAGAAAGATGCTGTTCAGGACTTTGAAGACTGGCTGACAGTTGTAAATGAGAGCTTATTCTTCCTCGTTTCGAGAAGGGAAATGGTGATGATTTTTCATTGCTTCAGAGACAAAGTGTGCAGTGAAGAAAGCCGCTTTGATGGCGGAGAAGGTGTGCACCATCCCAGATTTCTCAATCCACTCAAATGGGCTTTTCTCAGGGTGCCACTGCACTGCGTAGAATGGGTAACAGTACGCTTCCATTGTGGAAATGAACCCTCTCTTGCCGtctgcatttgtggtcagcactctATAGAAATGCTTCAACTTGGCATTGCTGCTGTAATTCTGTAGGGACAAGCTCCAGCTATGGAAATTGGAGGTGATGTCATCTGTCAGAAACTGAAGGAGGTCCTTTGGAAATCTTTTGAACAACCTGCTGTTTTGTGCTCCTGAACTGAAAGTCAATGGgctttcaaatttttttattccAAGGACCCCTAAATATGACAACCACTTTGCAAGGGACCCCCTCCAAAAATATATAAAGGTCGCTATATATTGTTTGTGCATAAAGACCAGCggaaatgctttttttaattgaccaaattaaaaccatcgctATAACCATCGATATAAACCGCCAATATCAACCATCGTGTTTTCATATCAGCGTTTCAGGCTTATGATCGAtggtttattaataattaactacatttttgcattgtatCAAGTTTGATTACTTTTCtgtgtaatataaaaaaaatacctaccaaaataaatgaaatcccaAAAAGTTAAGCATGttgaatataattaataatatgaatttgtaaagTTCTCTCATTATACTGTGTGTAAAATATGAGTTCTattgtttagaactgcaaaaagacgtgtaaaaatgttttagaagtgcaaaataaTGATTTATGTTGAGGAAAAAGGTTATATTTctttatcttgtatttatctttcattgtggctct
The DNA window shown above is from Myxocyprinus asiaticus isolate MX2 ecotype Aquarium Trade chromosome 40, UBuf_Myxa_2, whole genome shotgun sequence and carries:
- the LOC127430470 gene encoding dolichyldiphosphatase 1-like — encoded protein: MASEEQCSAPPRWRSISLTHVEYPAGDVTGQVLAYMSLLPIAILVGFVTLIIFKRELHTISFFGGLVMNEGLNWLLKHILQEPRPCGGSRSSLTTEYGMPSSHSQFIWFFVVYFFLFLYLRMHQTNNARCVELLWRHILSIILLGAALSVSYSRVYLLYHTWSQVIYGGVAGMVMGVVWFLITQEVLTPLFPKIAAWHISEFFLVRDTSLIPNILWFEYTVTRSEARNRQRKLGTKLQ